A region from the Anaerobacillus sp. CMMVII genome encodes:
- a CDS encoding TVP38/TMEM64 family protein: MEENLVRFFEEYSNYALLISILANIIVAVFGVIPSFFVTGANILFFGFWLGTLISFLGEAVGAIVAFVLYRKGFRKLSTLTVEKYPKAKMLLWKQGREAFYLILSLRLLPFVPSGLVTFISSIGKVSFIIFAIASTLGKVPALLIEAYSVYQVTQWTWQGKVILVVIGLYIVLLAFKNKKTRV; this comes from the coding sequence ATGGAAGAAAATTTAGTCCGATTTTTTGAAGAATATTCGAATTATGCCTTATTAATAAGTATTTTAGCTAATATAATAGTCGCAGTTTTTGGTGTTATCCCGAGCTTTTTTGTTACCGGTGCAAACATTCTCTTTTTTGGGTTTTGGCTGGGTACGCTAATCTCATTTTTAGGAGAAGCCGTTGGGGCAATTGTCGCCTTTGTCCTCTATAGAAAAGGCTTTAGAAAGTTATCAACTTTAACAGTGGAGAAGTATCCCAAAGCAAAAATGTTACTTTGGAAACAAGGAAGAGAAGCCTTTTACTTAATATTATCTTTAAGACTATTACCTTTTGTACCTTCTGGATTAGTTACATTTATCAGTTCAATAGGAAAAGTTTCATTTATTATTTTTGCAATTGCAAGTACGTTAGGAAAGGTCCCAGCCTTATTAATTGAAGCTTATTCGGTTTATCAAGTTACGCAATGGACATGGCAAGGAAAAGTAATCCTAGTTGTTATCGGATTATATATAGTACTACTAGCCTTTAAAAATAAAAAAACTAGGGTATAA
- a CDS encoding SHOCT domain-containing protein, producing MMMAGGYGFGGLGILGMFFQIAMMLGFVFLIVYLFQSFSRSNDKKLSSGEKTSVQILEERYARGEIDDEEFKQKKIVLRAK from the coding sequence ATGATGATGGCCGGAGGGTACGGCTTTGGAGGTTTAGGAATACTTGGCATGTTTTTTCAAATCGCTATGATGCTGGGGTTCGTATTTTTAATTGTATATTTGTTTCAAAGTTTCTCTAGATCAAACGATAAAAAGTTAAGTTCAGGAGAGAAGACAAGTGTACAAATTCTAGAAGAACGCTATGCTCGTGGAGAGATTGATGATGAAGAGTTTAAACAAAAGAAAATTGTTCTAAGAGCTAAGTAA
- a CDS encoding 4Fe-4S dicluster domain-containing protein, whose translation MTETNNINRRTFLKRSAQATITAGVVATTSNSVFAAATETEATGYIGSIIDLTKCDGCVNYDTPLCVTACKTKNEHRFPQPEGPLKNYWPQKRHEDYSKEQDRTDRLTPYNWTFIEQVEVSHDGITEMVSIPRRCMHCIDAPCQKLCPFGVIDKTEQGAVKIDEFFCMGGAKCRDVCPWDIPQRQAGVGVYMHIAPDLAGGGVMYKCDMCSDLLAKGESPACQTSCPTGAVEFGPVDQMRKLAQEKAAEIGGYVYGDDENGGTLTFYVSKVPFDKINDAIVKSKAEAKAKSQDKRPDGRPNMEPKVGNMLDTTQGLMLATLIAPIAGAATAGIAAYKTLKGKKNESGDKHEE comes from the coding sequence ATGACAGAAACAAATAACATCAATCGCCGTACCTTTTTGAAAAGGTCGGCTCAAGCTACAATAACAGCTGGTGTCGTTGCGACGACAAGTAATTCTGTTTTTGCTGCTGCAACAGAAACAGAAGCTACAGGATATATTGGTTCAATTATTGATTTAACAAAGTGTGATGGATGTGTAAACTATGATACGCCACTTTGTGTAACTGCATGTAAGACGAAAAATGAACATCGTTTTCCTCAACCAGAAGGTCCTTTAAAGAACTATTGGCCACAAAAACGACATGAAGATTATTCAAAAGAACAGGATCGTACGGATCGCTTAACACCTTACAACTGGACGTTTATTGAACAAGTAGAGGTTTCTCATGATGGCATTACCGAGATGGTTTCTATCCCACGCCGTTGTATGCACTGTATTGATGCCCCTTGTCAAAAACTCTGTCCTTTTGGAGTTATTGATAAGACTGAACAGGGTGCAGTAAAAATTGATGAATTTTTCTGTATGGGTGGAGCAAAATGTCGTGATGTATGTCCTTGGGACATCCCACAGCGTCAAGCCGGTGTAGGTGTTTATATGCACATTGCACCAGATTTAGCTGGTGGTGGGGTTATGTATAAGTGTGATATGTGTAGCGATTTACTTGCAAAAGGAGAAAGCCCAGCATGTCAAACTTCGTGTCCAACTGGAGCAGTAGAGTTTGGCCCTGTTGACCAAATGAGAAAACTAGCTCAGGAAAAAGCTGCTGAAATTGGTGGTTATGTCTATGGTGACGATGAAAATGGTGGAACGTTAACGTTCTATGTTTCAAAAGTTCCATTTGATAAAATTAATGATGCAATTGTTAAGAGTAAAGCAGAAGCAAAAGCCAAGAGCCAAGATAAGCGCCCAGATGGTCGACCAAATATGGAGCCAAAAGTAGGCAATATGCTTGATACGACTCAAGGTTTAATGCTTGCAACGTTGATCGCACCAATTGCAGGTGCTGCAACTGCAGGTATTGCAGCTTATAAAACATTAAAAGGTAAAAAGAATGAAAGTGGTGATAAGCATGAAGAATAA
- a CDS encoding formate dehydrogenase subunit gamma, translating into MKNKKEKILRQPLSNRFVHWGSAISIIMLIITGLGQMPLYGRYLLVQPFGTGWLTRYDITLYVHYFFAALLIFIIFYHLVYHLIRKEFHIIPKKGDVKASYEIIKAMVMRKHEPPSEKYLPEQRLAYAFFAFAIGLVIVTGLFKVIKNIQGVQASNEFLLWGAQLHNLATVLVILGIVMHLGAFVVKANRKMLPGMFTGYVDKEYVKERHTIWYKELEEEKAKKKKKVM; encoded by the coding sequence ATGAAGAATAAGAAAGAGAAAATTCTTAGGCAACCTTTATCAAACCGTTTTGTTCACTGGGGTTCAGCAATTTCAATCATTATGCTAATTATCACAGGGTTAGGTCAGATGCCACTTTATGGACGCTATTTGCTCGTCCAACCATTTGGAACAGGCTGGTTAACAAGATATGATATAACGCTTTATGTTCACTACTTCTTTGCTGCTTTATTAATTTTCATCATTTTTTATCATCTTGTTTATCATTTAATTCGAAAAGAATTTCACATCATACCTAAAAAAGGTGATGTTAAGGCATCGTATGAAATTATTAAAGCGATGGTCATGCGTAAACACGAGCCGCCTAGTGAGAAGTATCTACCTGAACAACGATTAGCATATGCATTTTTCGCTTTTGCAATCGGTCTAGTGATTGTCACTGGTTTATTCAAAGTTATTAAAAATATTCAAGGAGTTCAAGCATCTAATGAATTTTTGCTATGGGGTGCTCAACTTCATAACTTAGCGACAGTCTTAGTAATCCTTGGAATTGTTATGCACTTAGGAGCCTTTGTGGTCAAGGCAAATCGAAAAATGTTACCTGGTATGTTTACAGGATACGTTGATAAGGAATATGTAAAAGAACGCCATACGATCTGGTATAAAGAGCTAGAGGAGGAAAAAGCTAAAAAGAAAAAAAAGGTAATGTAA
- a CDS encoding DUF302 domain-containing protein, with translation MFHYTVETTNSINETIKSLEKNLAEEQFGILWKFDVKAKLLEKGLNFEDEYQVLEVCNPVEAERVLSQNKMIGYFLPCKIVVFADKGKTMLGMPKPSFLINSVTEDDKDLLEMAKDIEKRLIDCINKSM, from the coding sequence ATGTTTCATTATACGGTCGAAACAACAAATTCAATTAACGAGACAATTAAAAGCTTGGAGAAAAATTTAGCTGAAGAGCAGTTTGGCATCCTATGGAAATTTGATGTAAAAGCAAAATTATTGGAAAAGGGTTTGAATTTTGAGGATGAGTATCAGGTTTTAGAAGTTTGTAACCCCGTGGAAGCGGAGCGAGTGTTAAGCCAAAATAAAATGATAGGCTACTTTTTACCATGCAAAATCGTAGTCTTTGCGGATAAAGGAAAAACGATGCTAGGAATGCCAAAACCAAGCTTTCTAATTAATTCAGTAACTGAAGATGACAAAGACTTGCTAGAGATGGCTAAGGATATCGAGAAGCGTTTAATTGATTGTATTAACAAAAGTATGTAA
- a CDS encoding rhodanese-like domain-containing protein, protein MPYTETKIPEITPKEVKEMIKQGKDPSLVDVRELQEVMAGKIENAKHIPLGEVLRRFDELDKDKEHIIVCRSGNRSELASEWLHQKGYKVKNMVGGMVDWNKS, encoded by the coding sequence ATGCCTTATACTGAAACGAAAATTCCTGAAATTACACCAAAAGAAGTAAAGGAAATGATAAAACAAGGAAAAGATCCAAGCCTTGTTGATGTAAGGGAATTACAAGAGGTTATGGCTGGGAAAATTGAAAATGCAAAGCACATCCCTTTAGGAGAAGTCTTAAGAAGGTTTGATGAGCTTGATAAAGATAAAGAACATATTATTGTGTGTCGATCTGGGAATCGTAGTGAGTTAGCTAGTGAGTGGCTACATCAGAAGGGATACAAAGTAAAGAATATGGTTGGTGGCATGGTGGATTGGAATAAAAGTTAA
- a CDS encoding DsrE/DsrF/DrsH-like family protein has translation MATTKLAIIASNGGLFDAYKVFNIATAAAATDTEVAIFFTFEGLNLIHKQAYGQLQMPEGKEHFAEGFKSANVPSIPELVDVAIEMGVKIIACQMTMDVMNLQKEDFIDGIDVGGAVTFLDFANGANITLTF, from the coding sequence ATGGCGACAACCAAATTAGCTATTATTGCAAGTAACGGTGGTTTGTTTGATGCTTATAAAGTATTTAATATTGCAACGGCAGCAGCAGCTACAGATACAGAAGTAGCGATTTTTTTTACTTTTGAAGGATTAAACTTAATTCATAAACAAGCCTATGGACAACTTCAAATGCCAGAAGGCAAAGAACATTTTGCTGAGGGCTTCAAAAGTGCAAATGTGCCGAGTATCCCTGAACTAGTTGATGTGGCAATTGAAATGGGTGTAAAAATCATTGCTTGTCAGATGACAATGGATGTGATGAATTTACAAAAAGAAGATTTTATTGACGGAATTGACGTTGGTGGTGCTGTTACATTTTTAGACTTTGCAAATGGAGCTAACATCACACTTACATTCTAA
- a CDS encoding MBL fold metallo-hydrolase, protein MTAGTTVKGISVQELTKKVINGERLFILDVRNETDFDNWKIEGENVEIINKPYFELMDGLEAIVDKLPKNEPIYVVCAKTGSSEFVAGEIAEAGYSNVFYMEGGMKGWSEYLEPIKVGNLSNGAIHQFVRIGKGCLSYLIESEGKAIIVDTNRMIEQYEAFLTAHNLKLEACIDTHLHADHISGGKRLTEKCGGTYYLPEKDAGEVTFSYEKLEDQAEISVGSITVKALYSPGHTIGSTSLIVDDKFLLTGDILFIDSIGRPDLAGKAEDWVNDLRETLYQRYKTVAAELTVLPAHFMGIKEMNKDGSISEKLGVLYQENHGLNIGDADKFRRTVTENLPPQPNAYQEIRQTNMGKINPDEEAQREMEIGPNRCAVRE, encoded by the coding sequence ATGACAGCGGGAACAACTGTTAAAGGCATCTCAGTTCAGGAATTAACAAAAAAGGTTATTAATGGTGAACGCCTATTTATATTAGATGTTAGAAATGAGACTGATTTTGATAATTGGAAAATTGAAGGAGAAAATGTTGAGATCATCAATAAACCTTATTTTGAATTAATGGATGGGCTCGAAGCGATTGTAGATAAACTCCCAAAAAATGAACCTATTTATGTTGTATGTGCGAAAACAGGATCATCGGAGTTTGTAGCAGGGGAAATTGCAGAAGCTGGTTATTCAAATGTGTTTTATATGGAAGGTGGAATGAAAGGCTGGAGTGAATATTTAGAGCCAATCAAAGTAGGTAACTTGAGTAATGGTGCTATCCATCAATTTGTGAGAATTGGTAAGGGGTGTTTATCATATCTTATTGAGTCAGAAGGTAAAGCAATTATTGTTGATACAAACCGCATGATTGAGCAATATGAAGCCTTTTTAACTGCGCATAACCTTAAGCTTGAAGCTTGTATTGATACTCATCTTCATGCAGACCATATTTCAGGTGGTAAAAGGTTAACTGAGAAGTGTGGAGGAACGTATTATTTACCTGAGAAAGATGCTGGTGAAGTAACATTCTCATATGAAAAGCTTGAGGATCAAGCGGAAATTAGTGTTGGTTCTATAACAGTGAAGGCTTTATATTCACCAGGTCATACAATTGGAAGTACCTCTCTAATCGTAGACGATAAATTTTTATTAACAGGGGATATTTTATTTATTGATTCCATTGGTCGTCCCGACTTAGCTGGTAAAGCGGAAGATTGGGTAAATGACTTACGGGAAACTCTTTACCAACGTTATAAAACAGTGGCTGCAGAGTTGACGGTATTACCTGCACATTTTATGGGGATTAAAGAAATGAACAAGGATGGTAGTATTTCTGAAAAGCTGGGTGTTCTTTATCAAGAAAATCATGGTTTAAATATAGGCGATGCTGATAAATTTAGACGAACAGTTACAGAAAACCTACCACCTCAACCGAATGCGTATCAAGAAATAAGACAAACTAATATGGGGAAAATAAATCCGGATGAAGAAGCACAAAGGGAAATGGAAATTGGTCCAAATCGCTGTGCTGTTCGAGAATAG
- a CDS encoding sulfurtransferase TusA family protein — protein sequence MDIQANKVLDAKGLACPMPIVKTKKAMDELGSGEILEVHATDKGAKNDLSAWATSTGHELIGDKEESGVFTFYIRKH from the coding sequence ATGGATATTCAAGCTAATAAAGTATTGGATGCGAAAGGTCTTGCTTGCCCAATGCCAATCGTTAAAACCAAAAAAGCAATGGATGAATTAGGTTCTGGCGAAATATTAGAAGTGCATGCGACTGATAAAGGAGCAAAAAATGATTTATCTGCTTGGGCTACTTCAACTGGCCATGAATTAATAGGAGATAAAGAAGAAAGTGGAGTCTTTACTTTTTATATTCGAAAACACTAG
- a CDS encoding SulP family inorganic anion transporter, with product MFKKFIPALEWIPNYKRTDLSGDLSAGLIVAIMLIPQGMAYALLAGLPPVIGLYASTIPLLIYALFGTSKHLAVGPVAIVSLLVLTGVSTLAEPGSEEYIALVLLLMLMIGIFQLLLGVLRLGFLVNFLSHAVISAFTSAAAIIIGLSQLKHLLGVKLEAGKDVFKLLYEAFMRASEINPITLLIGIVSILVLVYVKKLIPKIPGPLLVVVISILVVYGFNLENYGVKIVGVVPSGLPGLSLPSFEFNAFIALLPMAITISLIGFMESIAMAKAIAAKEKYKVVANKELIGLGLANIGGSFFSAYPVTGGFSRSAVNYQSGARTPMASVITAILIFLTLLFFTSLFYYLPNAVLAAIIMVAVYGLIDFKEAKHLFKVRSVDGWTWVITFIATLVIGIELGILVGVGFSLIIFIGRSAYPHVAELGFLTKENVYRNIERYPNAKVFSDVLIFRFDASLYFANMSFFENKLSERILNKPDTQWVVLDFSGVNSIDAVALHSLKELILTYNEARVEFLIAGVKGPVMDLMKKAGYQEKFAEKITYPSVDHVLKDIEKK from the coding sequence ATGTTTAAAAAATTTATACCAGCGCTCGAATGGATTCCGAATTATAAAAGGACTGACCTAAGTGGTGACCTTTCCGCAGGCTTAATTGTTGCGATTATGTTAATTCCACAAGGGATGGCCTATGCACTGTTAGCTGGTTTGCCTCCAGTTATAGGATTATATGCATCAACGATACCATTACTTATTTATGCATTATTTGGTACTTCAAAGCATTTGGCAGTGGGACCTGTGGCAATTGTATCATTATTAGTACTAACTGGGGTATCAACGCTAGCAGAGCCTGGTTCTGAAGAATATATCGCTCTAGTACTACTACTTATGTTGATGATTGGTATTTTTCAATTACTCCTAGGAGTCTTGCGTCTTGGTTTTTTAGTCAATTTTCTATCCCATGCTGTAATCAGTGCTTTTACCTCTGCAGCTGCTATTATTATTGGATTAAGTCAATTGAAGCACTTGTTAGGAGTAAAACTTGAAGCAGGCAAGGATGTTTTTAAGCTACTCTATGAAGCATTTATGAGAGCATCCGAAATTAATCCGATTACTCTTTTAATTGGGATTGTTAGTATTTTAGTGCTTGTTTATGTTAAGAAGTTAATTCCAAAAATACCAGGCCCACTTTTGGTGGTTGTTATCAGTATTTTAGTTGTCTATGGATTTAATCTTGAAAATTACGGTGTGAAAATTGTTGGAGTGGTACCAAGTGGACTTCCAGGTTTATCATTGCCATCATTTGAGTTTAATGCCTTTATTGCATTATTACCAATGGCCATTACCATCTCACTCATTGGTTTTATGGAATCGATAGCGATGGCGAAAGCAATTGCTGCAAAAGAAAAGTACAAAGTGGTTGCGAATAAGGAGTTAATTGGATTAGGACTTGCAAATATTGGTGGATCGTTTTTCTCAGCTTATCCAGTTACAGGTGGTTTCTCACGTTCAGCTGTTAATTATCAGTCAGGTGCTAGAACGCCAATGGCTTCTGTGATAACTGCAATCTTAATTTTCTTAACTTTGTTATTTTTCACTAGCTTATTTTATTATCTACCGAATGCGGTTTTAGCCGCCATTATTATGGTTGCTGTTTATGGTTTAATTGACTTCAAAGAAGCTAAACACTTATTTAAAGTACGAAGTGTTGATGGTTGGACTTGGGTAATTACTTTTATCGCAACTTTAGTTATCGGAATTGAGCTTGGTATTTTAGTTGGAGTGGGGTTCTCACTTATCATATTTATTGGGAGAAGTGCCTATCCACATGTAGCGGAGCTTGGTTTTCTAACAAAAGAAAATGTCTACCGAAATATTGAACGTTATCCGAATGCAAAAGTATTTTCCGATGTCTTAATTTTTCGATTTGACGCATCATTGTATTTTGCCAACATGTCGTTTTTTGAAAATAAGTTAAGCGAACGAATACTCAATAAACCGGACACACAGTGGGTTGTCTTAGATTTTTCTGGCGTTAATTCGATTGATGCAGTTGCCTTACATTCGTTGAAAGAATTAATTCTTACTTATAATGAAGCAAGAGTTGAATTCTTGATTGCAGGAGTAAAAGGACCTGTTATGGATTTAATGAAAAAAGCCGGCTATCAAGAGAAGTTTGCTGAGAAAATCACATACCCTTCAGTTGATCATGTATTAAAAGATATAGAAAAAAAGTAG
- a CDS encoding carbonic anhydrase produces the protein MELFELTKNNEEFIRKIKETDPDYFQKLKEGQTPEFFVIACSDSRVSPSVVTQLPLGAMFIHRNIGNQVNLNDESFTASLYYALVHLKVKKIVIKGHTDCGGVKAAWKGVEDLELSGWLNKIRKNLPFKDENCKLTLDELAKENLISQMKNLKTHPVYEKYGQNVEILGALFHVESGVLEWVNTPEVSP, from the coding sequence ATGGAATTGTTTGAGTTAACCAAAAACAATGAGGAGTTTATTCGGAAAATAAAAGAGACTGACCCAGACTACTTTCAAAAATTAAAAGAAGGGCAAACACCTGAGTTTTTTGTGATTGCTTGTAGCGATTCAAGAGTTAGTCCATCAGTTGTTACACAATTACCTCTAGGTGCAATGTTTATCCATCGTAATATAGGGAATCAAGTTAATCTAAATGATGAGAGTTTTACAGCAAGTTTATATTATGCCCTTGTTCATTTAAAAGTGAAAAAAATTGTCATCAAAGGCCATACCGACTGTGGTGGAGTAAAAGCCGCATGGAAGGGTGTAGAAGACCTTGAGCTTTCAGGTTGGTTGAACAAAATTAGAAAGAATCTGCCATTCAAAGATGAAAACTGTAAGCTAACGTTAGACGAGTTAGCCAAAGAAAATCTTATAAGTCAGATGAAAAACTTAAAAACTCATCCTGTATATGAAAAATACGGTCAAAATGTTGAAATCTTAGGAGCATTGTTTCATGTTGAGTCGGGAGTACTTGAGTGGGTAAACACTCCCGAAGTTTCTCCCTAA
- a CDS encoding rhodanese-like domain-containing protein has protein sequence MNDYPNKCTIVLFVIWFLSQRLLPAKGVKQITTSDLKPMLKDKQIQFIDVRTPMEYRSNHIRQFENIPLAILSKEQGKLSKKNEVVVICQSGTRSNTASKLLKKQGFQNVTNVKGGMLTWV, from the coding sequence ATAAATGACTATCCTAATAAATGTACAATAGTTCTATTTGTAATTTGGTTTTTGTCGCAAAGGTTACTGCCAGCAAAAGGTGTGAAACAGATAACTACTTCGGATCTAAAACCAATGTTAAAGGATAAACAGATTCAATTTATTGATGTGCGAACTCCAATGGAATACAGATCAAATCATATTCGTCAATTTGAAAATATCCCACTTGCAATCTTGTCAAAAGAGCAAGGGAAATTGTCAAAGAAAAATGAAGTGGTAGTCATTTGCCAAAGTGGTACGCGTAGCAATACAGCAAGTAAGTTGTTAAAAAAGCAAGGCTTTCAAAATGTTACGAATGTAAAAGGTGGCATGTTAACTTGGGTTTAA
- a CDS encoding DsrE/DsrF/DrsH-like family protein: MEKKKTTIILFSGDLDKALAAFIIANGAAAYDHEVTIFSTFWGLNAFRKSEHVPVKKGLLEKAFAKMMPRGPEKLGLSNMHFAGMGPKLIKNVMKKHNAMQLPELIDMAKEQGVKLVACTMTMDLLGLQKEELIDGIELAGVAAYLGDASEGNVNLFI; the protein is encoded by the coding sequence ATGGAAAAGAAAAAAACAACAATCATTTTATTTAGTGGAGATCTTGATAAGGCTTTAGCTGCTTTTATTATTGCGAATGGGGCAGCAGCGTATGATCATGAAGTTACGATCTTTTCAACATTCTGGGGGTTAAACGCATTCCGTAAAAGTGAGCATGTTCCTGTGAAAAAAGGATTATTAGAAAAAGCATTTGCTAAAATGATGCCTCGTGGTCCTGAAAAGTTAGGTCTTTCAAACATGCACTTTGCTGGTATGGGTCCAAAACTAATTAAAAATGTAATGAAAAAACACAATGCAATGCAATTGCCAGAGTTAATTGACATGGCGAAAGAACAAGGTGTTAAATTAGTGGCTTGTACGATGACTATGGATTTACTTGGTTTACAAAAAGAAGAGCTAATTGATGGAATTGAGTTAGCAGGTGTTGCAGCTTATTTAGGAGATGCATCAGAAGGTAATGTAAACTTATTTATTTAA
- a CDS encoding sulfurtransferase TusA family protein — translation MIKTDQTLDAKGLACPMPIVRTKKAIGELQPGQVLEIQATDKGSTADLKAWSERTGNQYLGTIEEAGVLKHYLRKASGEDEKPETSHPHIAQNEDLEKKLGVANVTLLDVREEAEFMFNHIPGAVSIPLGELENRLTELTKEDEIYVICRTGSRSDFAAQKLAQNGFTKVWNVVPGICKWNGPTEKIL, via the coding sequence ATGATTAAAACAGACCAAACATTAGATGCAAAAGGTTTAGCATGTCCAATGCCAATTGTTCGAACAAAAAAGGCAATTGGTGAGCTTCAACCAGGGCAGGTACTAGAAATTCAAGCTACAGACAAAGGTTCAACAGCAGACTTAAAAGCATGGTCTGAGCGAACTGGTAATCAATATTTAGGGACGATTGAAGAAGCTGGAGTATTGAAGCATTATTTACGCAAAGCTAGCGGGGAAGACGAAAAACCAGAAACAAGTCATCCTCATATTGCTCAAAATGAAGACCTCGAAAAGAAACTTGGTGTTGCGAACGTAACATTACTAGATGTTCGTGAAGAAGCAGAGTTTATGTTTAATCATATCCCTGGTGCTGTTTCTATTCCTTTAGGAGAACTGGAAAATCGTTTAACGGAACTTACTAAAGAAGATGAAATTTATGTTATCTGTCGAACTGGAAGTAGAAGTGATTTCGCAGCTCAAAAACTAGCTCAAAATGGCTTTACAAAGGTATGGAACGTTGTACCTGGAATATGCAAATGGAATGGTCCTACAGAGAAAATTCTCTAA
- a CDS encoding MBL fold metallo-hydrolase, which yields MNSRPVTAAEITKKVFDKENLFILDVRNEDAYSDWKIEGENFKHLNVPYFELIEGVEDILDQLPKNEEILVVCAKEGASIMVADMLNEAGIAAGYLTGGMKTWSEHLEPVKVGDLKDGGELYQFVRIGKGCLSYMVVSNKEAAIIDATRMTDIYVDFAKKIGAEIKHVFDTHLHADHISGGRKIAELTGATYWLPPKDAEEVVFEYSALEDGNDVTIGNTTITIQPLYSPGHTIGSTSFVIDEKYLLTGDILFIDSIGRPDLAGLAADWVGDLRETLYNRYRKLSDELIVLPAHFMIIDELNEDGSVSRKLGTLLEENHGLNIEDEAKFRSMVTENLPPQPNSYQEIRETNMGKINPDNDKQREMEIGPNRCAVR from the coding sequence ATGAATTCAAGACCAGTAACTGCAGCTGAAATTACAAAAAAGGTATTTGATAAGGAAAATTTATTTATTTTAGATGTTCGTAATGAAGATGCATATAGCGATTGGAAGATTGAAGGAGAAAACTTCAAACATTTAAATGTACCATACTTCGAGTTGATCGAGGGTGTAGAGGATATCTTAGATCAATTACCGAAGAATGAAGAAATTCTAGTTGTCTGTGCTAAAGAAGGAGCTTCGATCATGGTCGCAGATATGCTTAATGAAGCAGGCATCGCTGCTGGCTACCTTACTGGTGGGATGAAAACATGGAGTGAACACTTAGAGCCAGTAAAAGTGGGAGACCTAAAAGATGGTGGAGAGCTTTATCAATTTGTAAGAATTGGGAAAGGTTGTTTATCATATATGGTTGTTTCAAATAAAGAAGCAGCGATCATTGATGCAACTCGAATGACAGATATTTATGTTGATTTTGCTAAAAAAATTGGTGCGGAAATTAAGCACGTATTCGATACTCATCTTCATGCAGACCATATCTCTGGAGGAAGAAAAATCGCAGAATTAACTGGAGCAACTTATTGGTTACCTCCAAAAGATGCGGAAGAAGTTGTTTTTGAATATAGCGCTTTAGAAGATGGCAACGATGTAACAATTGGAAATACAACAATCACCATTCAACCATTATACTCTCCTGGCCATACAATTGGTTCAACATCGTTTGTTATTGATGAGAAGTATCTATTAACAGGTGATATTCTTTTCATCGACTCAATTGGTAGACCAGACTTAGCAGGACTTGCAGCAGATTGGGTAGGTGATTTAAGGGAAACTCTCTATAATCGTTACCGTAAGTTATCAGATGAATTAATCGTGCTTCCTGCTCATTTTATGATTATTGATGAGTTAAATGAAGATGGCAGTGTCTCAAGAAAGCTTGGAACATTATTAGAAGAAAATCATGGTTTAAATATCGAGGACGAAGCAAAGTTTAGAAGTATGGTAACAGAGAATTTACCACCTCAACCGAATTCATATCAAGAAATTCGTGAAACAAATATGGGTAAGATCAATCCAGACAATGATAAGCAAAGAGAAATGGAAATTGGTCCGAACCGTTGTGCAGTTAGATAA
- a CDS encoding sulfurtransferase TusA family protein, with protein sequence MKSDKVLDAKGLACPMPIVKTKKAMNELESGQVLEIHATDKGAKNDLSAWAKSTGNELVADSEENDVLKFWIRKG encoded by the coding sequence ATGAAATCAGATAAAGTTTTAGATGCAAAAGGTTTAGCATGTCCAATGCCAATCGTGAAAACAAAAAAGGCAATGAATGAGCTTGAAAGCGGCCAAGTACTAGAAATTCACGCAACAGATAAGGGTGCAAAAAATGATTTATCTGCATGGGCAAAATCAACAGGCAATGAGTTAGTTGCTGATAGCGAAGAAAACGATGTATTAAAATTCTGGATTCGAAAAGGTTAA